aaatttaGATTTCTAACATCATAAATTTCGAACATTTATATTCTAATATCATAAAAAGTATAATTATTTGTAGTTGTTTAAAAagttttaaatattcaaaaatgAGGAATTTTCACATGCGCGCTAACTTTACGCATTCGAAATCCAATGACGGTAATAAATTACAATAAAAGTAGGAGCCACAGACTTACTGTGGAATCCGTCGTATcaatgattgaaaaataagtgTGTAAAATTGGTgcgcatgtgagaattcttcaTTCAAAAATtgttattaataattataattttgagATTCTTATTTAAGTTCAAttaatcttattttattttagttttgattaattttgattaaatattttaatatccACACCCCACGTGTTGTAGTTAGAACATCCCTGCAGGCAACATCTCCTCTaaacaaattttcaaaaaaagtcTAAAAAGTACTATTTTTTCTAATTGATAGTCTCCCAACGGTTGTGGCCACAATAAACTTTTttccaataaataaatatatatatccgATGATATAATTTAttctgaaataaaaatcaaattcattgtgGGAGAGACataaaatattttgagtttgtaTATAACGATTTgtcatgtctttttcatgttgaatttgatgtttatttcgaacaaaaatatATCGTCGAGTTCATAAAACACAAATATAATGTTTTTGTTCACAAGGATTAAAAGAGGAGATtgctttattttaattaatcatatGTTGTATTTTACTAGTCAATCACCATTAAAATTGTTGAGGAATCTTGAGAGCATAGTGTAAATATGTTTCAAGACATTACTATTGCAAACCTAAGAATATCCGATTTGGTTCTATTTTCTGGTATTCATCTTATTCTCCTACTTGTTCTACTTtgcaacaaatttttttcaaattttttcttttttttgtgatcCAAAATAGTTTATCTACAGCATACCCACACATCCACTTGGGTGGTGTGTCGGCAGTtgtctctccatatatatatatatatatatggagagacaACAGccgacacatatatatatataaagtttggTGTCAATGGATTTGGATCTCTGTATCTCTGGCCTGAATATGGCACGATGTGGGCATGACTTATGGAGTGGCTCATGCTTGTCTCCTTATGGTGCCTACAATCCCGAATTCAATGGACGGCTTAAATATATGTTGCTGGTTCTGCATACATCTATACCTAGactgattttcttttttcttaattttactATATATCCAGTTGGATTTGGTAGTTTATTGTAGCCTTTTAGGCAGTGTTTTAAAATACCGGTTCAACCGGTTGAACCGGAAACCGGAGGGGTCACCGGtacgatttaataaaatatcggTAAAATACCGGTTTggtcaaataccggttcaaccGGCCGGTTTTCGGTATAAATACCGGTTCTCcggtttgaaaaattcaaaattgagaattttttgataaaaaaaaataaaaatgtataaaaaaataagtaattttttttaaagagagtaaaagttgaacctaattgagatttaaatgaTTATGTTAGACTTgaacttttataatttatatagttatgttgtattttttataagaatgtttgttaattgaaaattacatttggtaatattatgtttaatttgagattaaGAGTGTTATTATGTGGTTATCATTTATTTGGatacattttaatttataatatttttctaatttttctagtatttttacaggttttttataattttttattaattattaaaaatttaattaatcaaataaaaccGGTCAAACCGGTTAAACCGGTTTTCGGTGGCCAACCGGCACGATCCGAAATCCGGTTTTTAAAACATTGCTTTTAGGTTACGTTTGATTGTCGcaggaatgagaatgagaatgagaatgaaccTCATGTTAGTGTTAGCCTGTTAGGTCAATGGGGTGTGCTGAATCAATTTATATTTAGGGTTGTTTTAATCACTGTATCTTCTTTTGCTATTCATAAACTTCTTATTATGAACAAATATCTCACATCGTTTGGGTATGTCTCAACTGAGTAATTTATATGTGCAAACCCCACTCCTATATGTTAACTAGACCTTTTGTTGGGTTTAAGTGACTTGGGCCAAGACTCAATAGCTAGGCCCATGAGGAAAAAATCCGTGAGGGTAATCGAATATTCCAATGTATCCATGAGAATCAAAACCCCAAAGCAGATACTATAATTATTATGTATGGGGTGTGAATTTTTGATAGTTATTgccttaaaaaaaaactaaaaaaagtaTATTTTCGAAAGTAAATCATAGAAAGGAACCAAAGAAATTTCATCGGATGTTCTCGAATGGACAAAGAAACTGAAGAAATTATATTCAAAACACACTATGAATAAAAGAAGATGATACCAACCGTTACTGTTTGTTGATCAGTTATGTCATGAAGACAAAGCCCCAACCAGATATTTTCAAATCATTAATGAGAATCTCGGTCAAGGTCTATGAAAGTCAACCATAATTGGATTCTGGAAATACCTTATCACAACTTGGTCAGGCAGTAATTGAGCCTCTCATCCAATGCCGtaacatataaattattttttatctgatgtttatcacaaaagttatttattttttatctgaTGTTTATTTTTTACCGTTTGAATGGGTAGAGCCACAAGCCTTTGTCGTGTCAAGTTTGATGAATTAGATGATGTGACTAAGTATCTTGTCCCACATCACCCAGAGGAAGATGTGAATTACAAACAAGACAATGCTACATCTCTTATTttgtgacccccaaaagacccacAAATCTATATCGTATTAAAAtgaccattgattaaaaacatacatgtaggtctcacttcacattaaatgagggtctcGAGCATTATCCTTACAAGTATAATATGCCGAACTTTTAAATTAGTAACAAGTGATTTTCATGGGCTCTAGCTAATATGAGCTTGTGTTGGGCTTGAGAAGACAATATTATGTAGGTCAGTATGGGTTGGCTCAAAGCGGACAAATTGTTACTAGTATGGAGAGGTGGACGGTTATGTATTATATATGAGCACAACATAATTAATCATGGTTTTGATAACCTAAGCACAATGTTTTGGAAACACTTACCTTGTGACCGGGAGAAGAATTTTGTTATCGCGTGGTAAGTTGGTAACTAGCTAGATAGTTTAGTCAACTTAATCACTTTATCTTATTCTAATATTCTTCATACATCCGCACTAATCATTAAATTATCTACTTCTACTCCATTTTATGCTCGTAAATTCAAAGGTGGTATAAAATACATACACAAACTCTTAGAATGTTCAACTCTAGGTTTTGATTTGTTTCATATTATATTGCTTTAATTCACGTACTCAgttgaaatataaaattatttcaacctTTTTAATTTTACTTCTGACGCAAAGAATGAATCTTGGGTTTAAAATCCtaattttatagaaaaaaaatttccaccTTTGGAATTGTTGACATCATGGTATTGTGATAGCAAGTGACGTATTCGATTCAGTTGATGCAATGCATCTACTATTTCACCATAATTGTCGAAACTCATTAGTCATACCAACTAATTAAAGTCTTTGTTCCTCATTATAGTTTATTTTGTGTCACATTTTTACAGTCTTAATCTTTGAATTGATTATGGCATGAAGTAATCTTGGAAAATAATTTacctaaaaaatcaaaatagatAAGGTCTGCACGATTTTGCTCTTAGCATCTCAAATGTTATATAATTACGGCTTAATCTCAATGGATAAAATCTCATGTTAATGACTGTAATACTTGGCTCGTGTGGGTGCGACCACAAGTCTCTGCAGTTTCAAGTTTAGTGGTATTAGATGAGCTACCGAGTGACGAATAGGTTCATCAGTAGTTTAAATCTCACATCGCCTAGGGGAAAGAAGTgaagtacataatataatatactAAACTTCTCAACCTAGTAAGACTGGCTCAAAGATGGGCTTTGAGAAGCAAAATCGCACGGGCTAGTATGAATTGACTCAAAGTAGATAATATCTTACTAGACCCAAGGAGGGGCGGGCTGTTACAGTTGATATTGGAATAGAGGCCCTAGGGTTGGAGGTGTGGTACTAATAAGGACATGAGCCGTTGAAGGGGAGGGGGAGACTATAGTACATGGCTCGTGTGAACAGGCCACAAGCCTCTATAGTGTCAAATTTAATTGTAATGGACGAGCTTCCTAACCCAGTAAGACAGATTTCAGGGCTCAAAGATGGGCTTCAAGAAGCAAAACCATTTGGTTAAGTATGTGATGAATCAAAGTAGACAATATTTTACTAGGCTTAGGGAGGGGTGGTTTGTTACAATGACCATTGATCaagtcataggttcaattcgcCCAAGGGTTGTAGGTGTGGGACTCATGGGGACGTGAGCCTTTAAGAGGAGGATATTGTAGTATTTGGATCATATGGGCGAAACCACAAGCCTCGCTTTGCAGTGTCAAGTTTGGTAGTATTGAGCGAACTATCGAGTGACAATGAGGCTCAATGCTCTAAATCCTACATTGCCTAAGGAAACAAGTGAAGTGCATAAGGGTCAAATTTCCTAACCTAGTAAGATTGTTTTTCAAGGCTCGAAAATGGATCTTGCAAACAAAACCGTGTAGGTTAGTATGAGTTTATCCAAATAAGACAATATCTTACAAGGCTAAGAGAGGGGTGAGTTGTTACAATGACCATTAACAAACTCATAGGTTCAATCCCCCATTCCAACTTACCTTAAAAAAAAgacttttaaattataataatcCTAGGAGGTTATTTAGTTGGTATCGGAATCGGGCTCCTAGAATTTGGAGGTGTGAAACTCAGGAGGACGTGAGCCTTCAAGAGGAGGAGACTATAGTATTCGGCTCATGTGAACGGGGTCATAAATCTTTACAGTGTAAAGTTTGGTGGTACTGAGCGTACTGTTGAATGACAAAGGATTTCAATGCTCTAAATTCCGCATCACAGAGAAGAAGTAAAGTGCAGAATGACCAAACTTCATACCCTACTAAGATCGATTCTTATGGCTCAAAGATTAGCCTTGAGAAACAAAACCATACGGCTTAGTATGGGTCACGAGCAACTCAATCACGTTACGTAGTTAGAAAAATCGCATAATTTTCCGTAATTAGTATTGGTATAATAGAGGTCAAGAGCAACCCTTTCCCCCcctcatatttgttgtttgatttTGCCGAACATTTCTTGGATTACACACGTGGTATACTGGTATTGATGGGAAAAAGTAAGAATGTGCGATCAATTCCTATCAAATCCATGTTTATAATTTACCTGATTGATTTTACCCAATTCACTTGGAAATAAGTAATAGCTCCAAAGAGTGGTAATGTCATACGCAAAAACAACATACACAAATTCAAAGGAGAATTAGAATTAAAACAGAAAGGAAACTGACAATTTATTGGTATTAACATTTTCAACAGTAAAATGTTATTTTTCATCTCTCAATTATTaatcgggtttcattttcttctcttagttttttttttcctcctttttcaTCTCCCAACTATGAAAAAGTACCTCAtttgtccctcgaataaattCAGTGACAGAAAAACCTAATGTGGCATCCTATTATACCTCAAATTAGATTTCTCCGACGTGCTACATAAGTGTCATGCAAGCATTGTCCGACATCTATCTCACTTAAAGGGCGAAAATGACACTTTCTAATAGTTGACGGATGaaaatggaaggaaaaaaactcaaagatgaaaatcaaactcatccAATAATTAAGGgacaaaaaatacatttttgccCATTTTCAACAGAACCCCAAATCCTCAttacaaatataaattaataaattcacTACTAAAAAGGAGTCTAAACCCCATCAACCATATTGGCTCACGCTATATGTCACATTCGCATTGGATGTAGTGCGTGGCTTAGAAGAAGAGTACACCCACTTTGATAAAACTTATCAATTATTACAAATCTTTActgacaagaaaaaaaagatgaaaaagaaatgaagacAAGGAAGGAACTTTGGATATCATTCTGGTGGTGTCGCATCAACTATGTCACCAAAACCTTACCCAAAGTTTGTTCAACTAAAGTACATTTTCATGGTAataataaaaagagaagaagaagaagacgaataCCCAAACTCAAAAAGAATATGAAGAGTCACACTTGATACTTGTGGGATTTCAACTTTAAAAAGTCTGAGCAtactttgatttcttttttttctatttcttggGGCATTGTGGGTGGCTGTAGAAAGGTTGAGTGGACACCGCAATGCCTGTCCACTGGCGGGCAGAGTATGAGGATATTATCTCACTAACATCCTCAACCTTTTTACACTACTGTCCTTTTCATTCAACTCTTTCCCCCCTTCCTCTTCTCTTTCCCATCCAGTTCTTCACTtgcaaaactaaaaacaaaCTGCTATATTactcttttcttcttgtttttatttatttatttatttatatttccaTTTTTCACCTGCAAAAGTGAGAAACATAGCTGTTAAGTAATTCttttaaagaacaaaaaaaaaaaagaatgtgaTATGCACAGCTACAAAGGATAAACAGCAGCAAGAAAGCTATTGTGGATGCCTATGTACTTTTGATTTGTGAAAGTCCAAATATGCCATGACTATATTAATACTATTGATCTACCTCCCAAAACCCATTAAATAGAATGAAGGTTGAAGATTATTTCTCACGGCGACAttttaattttgtaaaaatgcTGCTTAATAAAATTCACCCATCAAAGTAGAAAAACTACGTTTGAAgggtgaaaaagaaaacaagaaggaCCACTACATTCATAAAGGATTCGTGAAAGACAAATTGAAGGGCAAATgtaaaacatgaaatgctgcaATTAAGATTAAAAAATTGCCCCTTTTGTAAACcaagaaaattacaaaatatggTATGATTTTCTTGGCTAATGAAAAGCAAAAATATGATCACAACTTCACAAGACAAAATCTTTTTGTCCTGGAATAGAAGGATTTTTGTCTCTAAGCCTAATTCGCACAGTTCAATGATTAGTTTTATCCACCGGATGACTAAAATGCCCTCTCAAAAACCTTTTGGGGTCTGTCCCTTATTCAAAATACCATACTATTCCCCCCATCAAAATTTCATCATTCAATGTCGATAGGCCGACAACAGTAGGGGGTCTGTCTTCTCCCACGCCTTTAAGTTTCTCAATCTCAACTATTATATGTTAAAACAACAGTACAAAAAACCAAGTAGAACAACCAGTTGTTACAAAAAAATCATTGCTATATTATATTGAGAGTGGTTGCATCTAATCATTTTGACTCAAACTAAAGTTTATTGGAAGTTCGGTTGATGTAGAAATTGGgataaatgaaaagaaataaacaaCTCTCAATGGAATTGAACAATAACTTCATAAAATACAGCAATTATGGTCTGAACAGAACAAACTTCCTGATTATTATTCTATTCAAGTAACAAACTAAAGTCATCAATCATGATGCGCTTCGCTCCACTCACTTGTGATGAATCTATCACCAGGTCAACCTCCTCCCAACCCCCAGTCACACCCACAACAACATTCCCATTCCTTCTTCACCTTCTTATCTCTGGTTTTTCCCCTCTCCTCTTCCATCCTCTCCCCTCAATGCCACTAACTCCCATTAGTCACCATTCTATCAGTCTTTCAACTCCTCATGACAAACCAAACATGAGGACTCTTGTTGAATATGTTCCCCAGTTGGTCGATTACACGGGGCTCAATTAGAGGTTCGTCGGAGAGCACACAATTCAGCCACTTTGATAACCGCTGCTCGTTTGGATCGACCTTGTCGGATTTCTTCTCCGTATACATGTTGAGGTAAAAGTCCCGGTGACGCCACCATCTCCACTGCCGGAAAGACGGCAACTTAAGACCAGAGTGGAGAGGGGCAATTCAGGGATTTGGTATTGAAGTGGAATCACCGAAAATGCCATTGAGGCTAAAGTAAAAAAACTAGATACAGAGTGCCTGCGATTGGAGAGGAGGGAGAGCTTGAAATTGCGAAGGGTTTGTGATTAGATGGCTCAAGGTATCAAAATTTGGGGATTGGAGGAACAATTGTGTTTTTCTAGAATGTATTATGGATTCAAGGAATCAGTGATGAatactaaaacaagaaaaatgttGTGCtttcacaactaaattttcaaagcATATTGAGCAAACAAAAGCATAAAGATCATTGTTACTTTCCAAATCTTATGCTAAATTTAAAAATCACCACAATATAAAGATAGATATATAACTAAAACTGCAATTCAAAAATTACGAAGTACTAATCTGTCTCCCAGGGAAAATTTAGATTTGAGTTCCATTACTCGCTGCCTGATAGTTTGTATTTCCTTCAGTTTTTGGTCCGTCAACGGGTGTCCTACCAAACCTGGATGCAGACGATCAATGACGATTTTCTCCAACGCAGTGACATTCTTGAGCAAATACATTGCAAATTCCATGTCAATAGCCTGTCCTACAAAGCCAACAAGTTCCACTACTTTAAGGCAGTGGTGTAGAAGGTTTGGGGTTTTCTTTCGCTTCCGAGTTTTCACCAAAGAACTCTCCAACCAAAGAAACTGTAGCAATAGCGAACCAAATTACACTTCGGTTATTTTgaggggaaaagaaaagaaaatacgctccttaaaaataaaattcacatgATAGTGTTAGGAATATGATTTATTATTCAATGCAAGATATAATGGACCTAGTCTAAAACTAAAACTTGGCTttgtcaaaaaaacaaaaaaaactcaagTACTAAATATATACCCAATGAAAGTTTGGAGCAAATAACACTTACCTCCAATGTAAATCTACTCAAAGAAGGAGCTGCCTCTAtcaattgaggaaaaaaaagaagactacCAGCATCACATGCAGAAGCCTTCAATTTAAAATTCTTGAGGTGTGCAAGCAAAGGGAGTTTGACCCGTTCCAATCAAAAGAAATCTAGGGGAACAAAAACTAAGAAAACATAATTTAGTATGCTAACCTCGGGCATTAGCACTTTTAGTTCAAGTGTCACTAGTTGAGCTGCAAAATTTGAAGCCTGAGGTAAGTAACGTAGAGCATAAATCCGATCAAAAGATAGTTCGACAAGGTTGGGTACATTCGCAAAAGAGATCTTTATCGTAGGACCAGAATACACAAATGATAAGAGATTTTCTGCAGAGATATATATGCTTTTCAATTTGTTGCAACGTACTATCTTCAAGTACTCCAAGCAAAGTGATTCCCCAGAAACTTTAAGATCAGCAAGAGAATCTGAATATTTAACTGATAATTGCCTAAGATATGGGCAACTAGCTATAAAGTATTCAACAACACCTCCACTTATGTTTACACAATTCAACTCTAGAGCTATAAGGGATCTACAATAATGCAGCGTCTTAAAAGTGTCACGTAATGGGGGGAAAGAGTAAACCTTTTCATTATACACATAAGCCATGCACTTCTGAAACTTCATCACCAGCCGTTTAACTTTCTTTTCAATTGCAAAGTAAACCCATTTGTCAATATCATAACTATGAATTTCATCCAAATCAAATCGAACCCGAAGTTCGTCTATGGAAGATCCCTGATATGCCTCCAAGGCAAGATTTACCCAATCGACATATTTATCCCTTTCCACAGCAAGCATCTTGTTATCAAAGGATCCTACCATTCTCCATCGTTCCTTCAGGGCAAGTAAGGCCGgtgaagcatcaaaattcaataTGGGAATAAAAGTCCAAACCCTGCGCCATCGTCGTGCAAGGACACTAGTCCTTGCTGCTTCTTTCAATGACAAGAGAGACAGAATGGACAATAGAACTTCATCTGGTAATCCACTTAACTTATCCTCCTCTATGTCATATTCTCTCTTCTCCCAgatccaaaaaaacaaaagaaaataatttagaCATCTTATAAAGATATcagaaaaaatattcaaattcaAGACGAAAGATGTATCCAAAAcacagaaagaaaagagaaaagttgAAAGCATAGTCATGGAATTCCGAGTACCTCCTGTTTTTTTGCACGGACAGATCTCTCTACCCACCTTCTTCCCGTTATAAGCTTAAACATCACTcttcaaataataaataaacaagTTCTAGATGCCGAAAGAATGagatatgcaaaaaaaaaaaaactttgaccCTCGACAGAAAACACTAGCAATTGTTAAATCCGATGGGCATCGTCTTCTCCGGTGGTCATCGCCTGGTGCTTCTTCGGTGTCTTCGCCTCAGGTCacctatcaaaaaaaaactttcgcCTCGGGTCTTCAAGAATTTCCTTTCAGTCTGCCCCTGCCCTAGCAATAAGGTTTTATACTTGTAGTGCCGGGCTTGGGTTGATTTGGTTCATGGGACTGTTTTAGTTTTTGGGCCAGGCAGTTAGTCAGTTAGTTATATTTGCATTATACAAGCGTCAGTGCTTAACTATCAGACGTGCTTTTGGTACATCCAGTGATATATATAAGCAAACTAATAAAGGCAAGATTAAATATTAAGAACTTAAAAGTTCAGAAGCAGCATTTCAACATTCATTTGCTTCACAATCTCAGCCCGAATCAAGAAAACTACCATGCCTCCCCAAGACACAACATGGACCTGAAAGAATCACGAGAAACGAACAAATCCTGGTGCCCCCAAAAGCAGCGTCGACGGCAACGAGACCCACTCATGTCGCGACTCCATCCCGACATAATGTAGGACAAGTAGAATAAGAAGGCTCATTGTTTAAAGTCCATTAATTAAGCCCACAATGTTGGGAGACCCatctagtttacttgatggccAAGAAAACTTTGAGAGTAAATTTACTTGGAGCCTaagttttttaattttatttttttattaaattttcttaGGATACAAGTTATTTACTTGGTAGTTAAGTTTCTACGTCTACATAAAGACCGTCTTGtaactttttgaaaaaaatgatattttcatTCTATCAATATATCAGAAAACCCTAGAGAGTCTCTCTCAAGTTTCGGGTGGATTCTCGTGTTCTTTAtatcaaacgttggtttgatttgtcttttccttttcctttgttGATCTGCCTGCATTACGACACCACCggaggagaggaagagaagcgGAGGATGGGAGGAAGATAAGGAGGCGAATATGAAAATCTTGAGCGAGCGGAGGAAGATAGGAGGAGACGAAGATAAATGGAGAAGTAGAGTAACTCCATTTGGTAGTGTGAAAAGTTTCAATGCTAACATGAAAGTTGTgggaaaaaaactgagcttaaaaccGTGTAAAATGCCGTGAaatgtttggtgaactaaaaattaACGCTAGCGAAAAATCTGTTAAATTAAAGTATCCTTAAGTAAGACCTCACTTGTATAAGGTGTTATTTAAGAAGATGGACCAACTAATTTCGTTTTTAACggtcaaaaaaagaagatgcaGCTGGACACGTGCCGATAATCCATCATAATTATCTAATGTAACAAATAGACACTATAGTAATAAAGGCGAATCGGTAGCACTtgcaaaaataatataataaaataatgagATTTCTCATGTCATACAAAtaattcattttaaaaaaata
This genomic window from Tripterygium wilfordii isolate XIE 37 chromosome 9, ASM1340144v1, whole genome shotgun sequence contains:
- the LOC120005078 gene encoding putative F-box/FBD/LRR-repeat protein At1g78760 isoform X2, whose product is MFKLITGRRWVERSVRAKKQEKREYDIEEDKLSGLPDEVLLSILSLLSLKEAARTSVLARRWRRVWTFIPILNFDASPALLALKERWRMVGSFDNKMLAVERDKYVDWVNLALEAYQGSSIDELRVRFDLDEIHSYDIDKWVYFAIEKKVKRLVMKFQKCMAYVYNEKVYSFPPLRDTFKTLHYCRSLIALELNCVNISGGVVEYFIASCPYLRQLSVKYSDSLADLKVSGESLCLEYLKIVRCNKLKSIYISAENLLSFVYSGPTIKISFANVPNLVELSFDRIYALRYLPQASNFAAQLVTLELKVLMPEVSILNYVFLVFVPLDFF
- the LOC120005078 gene encoding putative F-box/FBD/LRR-repeat protein At1g78760 isoform X1 produces the protein MFKLITGRRWVERSVRAKKQEIWEKREYDIEEDKLSGLPDEVLLSILSLLSLKEAARTSVLARRWRRVWTFIPILNFDASPALLALKERWRMVGSFDNKMLAVERDKYVDWVNLALEAYQGSSIDELRVRFDLDEIHSYDIDKWVYFAIEKKVKRLVMKFQKCMAYVYNEKVYSFPPLRDTFKTLHYCRSLIALELNCVNISGGVVEYFIASCPYLRQLSVKYSDSLADLKVSGESLCLEYLKIVRCNKLKSIYISAENLLSFVYSGPTIKISFANVPNLVELSFDRIYALRYLPQASNFAAQLVTLELKVLMPEVSILNYVFLVFVPLDFF
- the LOC120005078 gene encoding putative F-box/FBD/LRR-repeat protein At1g78760 isoform X3, which produces MFKLITGRRWVERSVRAKKQEREYDIEEDKLSGLPDEVLLSILSLLSLKEAARTSVLARRWRRVWTFIPILNFDASPALLALKERWRMVGSFDNKMLAVERDKYVDWVNLALEAYQGSSIDELRVRFDLDEIHSYDIDKWVYFAIEKKVKRLVMKFQKCMAYVYNEKVYSFPPLRDTFKTLHYCRSLIALELNCVNISGGVVEYFIASCPYLRQLSVKYSDSLADLKVSGESLCLEYLKIVRCNKLKSIYISAENLLSFVYSGPTIKISFANVPNLVELSFDRIYALRYLPQASNFAAQLVTLELKVLMPEVSILNYVFLVFVPLDFF